Proteins encoded within one genomic window of Rhododendron vialii isolate Sample 1 chromosome 1a, ASM3025357v1:
- the LOC131333990 gene encoding uncharacterized protein LOC131333990, with translation MTRSKSRTSFPPAALPCPWLMFCHGKRSKTQTFYSASEASFCVKRIPAISGKRIRASFHEWMVMVDDFSSDCFLLNIISLKKIDLPPWERVRYQFWILSAPPTDDNCVVGFVGEDSHSITFCRPGDGKWVVHMFEPEIGTLKGYTICKGEIYCHGLQNDWDNLVILDIVDDRVEVRHVLRGSPKSPLVPEILRNESYFIESCEEIFLVHMSMLGASTKKIRDIYIFKLDLSALEWVKVESLGDRTFFINEANNCMSCSATKSGTLGNSIYFMQDDDESTYVFDVEEKCICAHNPCPYLGHNVAQKQWVMPIRT, from the coding sequence ATGACCAGAAGCAAGTCAAGAACTTCCTTTCCACCTGCTGCTCTACCGTGCCCTTGGCTAATGTTTTGTCACGGAAAGCGCTCAAAAACACAAACCTTCTACAGTGCATCTGAAGCTAGTTTTTGTGTCAAGAGAATACCAGCTATATCAGGCAAACGAATACGTGCGAGCTTTCATGAATGGATGGTGATGGTAGACGATTTCTCCTCTGATTGCTTCCTTTTGAATATAATTTCGCTGAAAAAGATCGATTTGCCTCCATGGGAAAGAGTGCGATATCAATTCTGGATACTTTCTGCACCTCCCACAGATGACAACTGCGTTGTTGGATTCGTTGGTGAAGATAGTCATTCCATAACGTTTTGCCGCCCGGGTGATGGTAAATGGGTTGTGCATATGTTTGAACCAGAGATTGGAACTCTCAAAGGTTATACTATATGCAAGGGGGAAATTTATTGCCATGGCCTACAAAATGACTGGGACAATCTTGTGATACTAGACATTGTGGATGACAGGGTTGAAGTGAGACATGTCTTAAGAGGAAGTCCAAAATCACCATTAGTACCAGAGATATTGAGGAACGAATCATACTTTATTGAATCTTGTGAAGAGATCTTCCTTGTTCATATGTCTATGCTTGGAGCATCAACGAAGAAAATTCGAGAcatatatattttcaaactgGACTTGTCCGCTTTAGAATGGGTGAAGGTGGAGAGCCTAGGGGATCGCACGTTCTTCATCAACGAAGCTAACAACTGCATGTCGTGCTCTGCTACAAAATCAGGTACTTTGGGAAACTCAATATACTTCATGCAGGACGACGATGAAAGTACGTACGTATTTGATGTTGAGGAGAAGTGCATCTGTGCCCACAATCCTTGTCCGTATCTTGGTCATAACGTTGCACAAAAACAGTGGGTGATGCCCATAAGGACGTAG